Sequence from the Priestia megaterium genome:
TTTAGCTGCTGAGACCGCCGCTTTGCCCATTTTAGCACGAAGGTTTTCATCTACCGCAGGAGACGGAGCTTCTTCTACCAATTTTTGATGACGGCGTTGAATCGAACAATCTCGTTCACCTAAATGAACCACATTCCCTTCTTCATCAGCAATAATTTGAATTTCGATGTGTTTTGGCTCTTCTAAATACTTTTCAAGGTATACGCCGCCGTTTCCAAAGGCTGTTTCTGCTTCATGCTGAGCTTGACGAATTGCTTTTTCTAGCTCTTCTTCGCTATGAGCTAGACGCATTCCTTTTCCGCCGCCTCCCGCTGTGGCTTTTACGATGATTGGATAACCTATTTCTCGTGCTACTGGAATAGCGGTGCTGCTATCTTCAATCAGCCCTTCTGTTCCAGGTACAATAGGCACGCCGGCTTGTTTCATTGTATCTCGTGCTACAGCTTTTGCTCCCATTTTACGGATGGCTTCCGCTTTTGGACCAATAAAGGTAATGTCATAGGATTCACACATCTCAGCAAAATCAGCATTTTCAGCTAAAAATCCGTAGCCGGGATGAACAGCGTCTGCCTTGGTTACTTGCGCTACGGTAAGCAGACTCCGAATGTTTAAGTAGCTTTCTTTAGAAGACGTTTTACCAATACAAAATGACTCATCTGCTAGCTTCACATGAAGTGCATCTTTGTCTGCTTCTGAATACACGGCCACGGTTGCAATACTCATCTCTTTACAAGCCCGAATGATACGAACTGCAATCTCGCCGCGGTTTGCGATTAAGATCTTTTTGAACATAATGACTCCTCCTGACAGTATGTATACTTTAGTGTGATTTTACGGTAAATAAAGGCTGTCCAAACTCAACAACATCTCCGTCTTTCACAAGGATTTCAAGCACTTCTCCTTCCATTCCCGCATCTACTTCGTTAAACAGCTTCATCGCTTCAATCACACACACAACATCTTTACGTTCAATTGTTTGCCCTACTTGAATAAAGGGATCAGCGTCTGCTTCTGGCTTGGCGTAAAACGTTCCGACCATTGGTGATAAAATTTGCTTTTCATTAATGTCTGCTGAGTTTACAGACAAGGAATCTTGAGGCGCTTGTTCAGTGGCAGCGGCTTTTGCTTGTACTTCTTCAGTTTTCACTTCTGTAACAGCTGTGTCCTCTAAAGGAATTCCTGCTTTATCAATGACAACTTTTGTTCCTTCATGTTCAATGTGGAGCTTTTGAATACCAGATTCATTCATTAACGAAACAACTTCTTGCAATTCACGTACGTTTATCATCTATTGTCACTCCTGTTTTGTGTTATTTAGTTGACGCAAGGTTAATAGCAATTTTCAATTCTTGAAGCAGCTGTTCTTTTTCTAAATAGATTTTTTCTGCTTCATGAAGCGAAATGTGAGAAAAGTAAATGGACTCGCCAGGCTTTATTTGAGCTAAAAGCGGTAAATCCGCTGTGATGACTTGAGCAATTTTAGGATATCCTCCCGTGGTTTGACGATCTGCTAACAGAATGATAGGATTTCCATCTGGCGGAACTTGAACAGAACCTTGTGAAACGGCTTCAGACAGTAACTCTTTTTTTTCTTGAAGCTGAAGAGAAGGTCCGGCCATTCGATAGCCCATTCGATCTGATTGATTCGATACTTTAAAAGGCTCTTTCATAAAATGACTTTTGCTTTCAGCTGTAAATAAATCAAATTGACTGCCATTCATAACACGGACCGCTGGTTTCTTTGTAAAATGAACAAATTCCTTATAATTTACGGACCATGAAGAAGTATATACTCCGTTTATCAGTTCATTTGAAAGAAAAGCAGGCTTTGAAGCAGCAGGAACAGATAGAGGTAAAACATCGTCTGTTTGTAATGCTCTTCCTTTGTAGCCCCCGATTTCACCTCTTAAATACGTGCTTTTACTATTTAACACTTCATCAATAGCAAATCCTCCCGCTACAGATAGATAGGAACGACACCCGGTTTTGCAAGGACCAAATGATAAAGTGCTTCCTTTTGGAATAAATAAAGGTTTCCACATCGGGACTGGCTTTCCGTTGACCGAAGGAGTTAAATCTCCCCCTGTGATCGCTACTAAACAATCACTTTCTATTTCAAGGGTAGGCCCCATTAGCGTAACTTCAAGTCCCGCTTCTTTTTCATTGTTACCAACTAGTAAATTAGCAATTCGAAGGGAATAAGAATCCATTGCACCGCTTACAATCACACCGTGCTGCTGAAATCCTCTTCTTCCTAAATCTTGAATGCTCGTTAATAACCCGGCTTTACTGACTCGCATACTCATTTCCCCCCCTCCTTTGCCTGCATTTCTTGATACTCTTCTTTAGAGATAGGCTCGAATTTTACAATATCTCCAGCTTGCAGCAAACTTGGGGGATTTTGTTCCGGTAAAAACAGCTTAATAGGCGTTTGACCAATTAACTGCCATCCTCCGGGAGTGGAAATAGGATACACTCCTGTTTGCATTCCTGCAATACCAACCGAACCCGCAGGAATAGAGGTGCGAGGAGACGGCCGGCGAGGCGTAGCAATTCTTTCAGATAATCCTCCTAGAAATGGAAATCCAGGAGCAAACCCAATCATGTACGCTAAGTATTCGCCTTCAGAATGAATACTAATTACCTCTTCAGTTGTTAAGTTATGGTGACGAGCGACATATTCAAGGTCAGGTCCATACTCTCCCCCGTAGCAAACTGGAATGGAAACCGTACGATGGTCTAACTCTTTTTCTGTCTGTTCGTTTTCTAGTTTACTTTGAACGATGGAACATACTACTTCAAAAGGAGAAACAAATTCCTTCTTCTGCTTTTTTCTCCCGGCTGCTACAACTTCAAGAGGGTTATAGAAAATTGTAAGATTTGTAAATGCCGGCACGCATTCAACAAACCCTGGGAAAGGATTTAATTCTATCGAATCTTTACACGTTTTGATTTGTTTATGAGTGTCGTACTGAATGCTATCTCCAAACGTTATAACAAGCGCTGAGTCGCCAAGCGGAGAAATAACAGCCGACGCTTTTGTTACGGTTTGATTCATATCTACACCTCTTTCTTTTATAAAACACCTAGTTTTTCATCTCGAATATCTGTGATAAACATATGCCCCGGAGCATGTGTAATCATAATAGAAGGTTTTGTTTCCATTGCTACCGCTTGAGGGGTTACACCACAAGCCCAAAATACGGGAACTTCCCCTTCCTTAATCGAAACAGCATCGCCAAAATCTGGAGAATGGAGGTCTTCAATACCTATCGCAGCGGGATCTCCGATGTGAACAGGCCCCCCGTGCACAGCTGGAAAACGCGAAGTTACTTGGGCTGCCCGCACTACGTCTTGCTGAGGAATTGGACGCATACTAACCACCGTCGAGCCACGAAATATTCCTGCTTCAGTGCACGAAATATTTGTTTTATACATAGGAACATTACAATTTTCTTCAATGTGACGAACAGATATGTCATTGTTTAAAAGTGCGTGTTCAAATGTAAAGCTGCAACCGATAAGGAAAGCTACCATATCTTCTGTCCAATAGTCTGTGATATCGGTTACTTCTTTTACTAGTTCCCCATTTTCATAGATTCGATACTTTGGAATGTCTGTTCGAATATCTCCGGACGGAGCTGCAAATTTTGGTACCGGGGATCCAACGTCTGTTACATCTAAAAGAGGACAAGATTTAGGGTTACGCTGACAGAACAATAGAAAGTCAAAAGCTTGTTTCTTTGGTAAAATAGCTAAATTAGCTTGAGCATAGCCGTTTGCCATGCCTGCTGTTGGTTGAATAAGCTGATTGTTACGGATTTGCTGACGAAGTTCAGCTGGAGTTAGTTGTGAAAGGTTTGTCATATTTCTATCTCCCATCATTGCCCGCACGCAACTTACGTGCGGGCACCTTGTTTTATTTAAATAATTGAGGAAGTTGATCCATTAACGTATAGCCGCCCATTAAAGCCATTACAATAACGACAAGTACACCAGAAATAGTGAGCCATAAAGGGTGTTTATACTCGCCAACGATGCTTTTTTTGTAAGCCGCAATCAGTAATGTTCCAAGAGCAACGGGCAAAATTAATCCATTGAGTGCTCCAACTAAAAGCAGAACTTTTACAGGTTTTCCAATTAAGACAAACGACAGAGTTGAAATAATAATAAACCCAATAATAATCCAGTTTGAGTTTTTATTAAGTTTTTCACTAAAGGTTTGAATAAATGAAACGGATGTATAAGCAGCTCCTACCACAGACGTAATAGCGGCAGACCACATGACAATACCAAAGATTTTATAGCCGACGTTTCCTGCTGCAAGCTGAAACACGGATGCTGGAGGGTTGGCCGGGTCAATTT
This genomic interval carries:
- the accC gene encoding acetyl-CoA carboxylase biotin carboxylase subunit, whose product is MFKKILIANRGEIAVRIIRACKEMSIATVAVYSEADKDALHVKLADESFCIGKTSSKESYLNIRSLLTVAQVTKADAVHPGYGFLAENADFAEMCESYDITFIGPKAEAIRKMGAKAVARDTMKQAGVPIVPGTEGLIEDSSTAIPVAREIGYPIIVKATAGGGGKGMRLAHSEEELEKAIRQAQHEAETAFGNGGVYLEKYLEEPKHIEIQIIADEEGNVVHLGERDCSIQRRHQKLVEEAPSPAVDENLRAKMGKAAVSAAKAVDYTGVGTVEFLLDKHGHFYFMEMNTRIQVEHPVTELVTNIDLIKEQISVAAGYSLSFAQRDVQLKGWAIECRINAENPAKNFMPSPGKVEMYLPPGGYGVRVDSAVYPGYEISPFYDSMVAKLIVTGKDRNEAIQRMKRALEEFIIIGIHTTIPFHLELLNHPSFKEGDFTTKFLESNPISIKELEIV
- a CDS encoding biotin-dependent carboxyltransferase family protein gives rise to the protein MSMRVSKAGLLTSIQDLGRRGFQQHGVIVSGAMDSYSLRIANLLVGNNEKEAGLEVTLMGPTLEIESDCLVAITGGDLTPSVNGKPVPMWKPLFIPKGSTLSFGPCKTGCRSYLSVAGGFAIDEVLNSKSTYLRGEIGGYKGRALQTDDVLPLSVPAASKPAFLSNELINGVYTSSWSVNYKEFVHFTKKPAVRVMNGSQFDLFTAESKSHFMKEPFKVSNQSDRMGYRMAGPSLQLQEKKELLSEAVSQGSVQVPPDGNPIILLADRQTTGGYPKIAQVITADLPLLAQIKPGESIYFSHISLHEAEKIYLEKEQLLQELKIAINLASTK
- the accB gene encoding acetyl-CoA carboxylase biotin carboxyl carrier protein; the protein is MINVRELQEVVSLMNESGIQKLHIEHEGTKVVIDKAGIPLEDTAVTEVKTEEVQAKAAATEQAPQDSLSVNSADINEKQILSPMVGTFYAKPEADADPFIQVGQTIERKDVVCVIEAMKLFNEVDAGMEGEVLEILVKDGDVVEFGQPLFTVKSH
- the pxpB gene encoding 5-oxoprolinase subunit PxpB, which translates into the protein MNQTVTKASAVISPLGDSALVITFGDSIQYDTHKQIKTCKDSIELNPFPGFVECVPAFTNLTIFYNPLEVVAAGRKKQKKEFVSPFEVVCSIVQSKLENEQTEKELDHRTVSIPVCYGGEYGPDLEYVARHHNLTTEEVISIHSEGEYLAYMIGFAPGFPFLGGLSERIATPRRPSPRTSIPAGSVGIAGMQTGVYPISTPGGWQLIGQTPIKLFLPEQNPPSLLQAGDIVKFEPISKEEYQEMQAKEGGK
- a CDS encoding putative hydro-lyase — protein: MTNLSQLTPAELRQQIRNNQLIQPTAGMANGYAQANLAILPKKQAFDFLLFCQRNPKSCPLLDVTDVGSPVPKFAAPSGDIRTDIPKYRIYENGELVKEVTDITDYWTEDMVAFLIGCSFTFEHALLNNDISVRHIEENCNVPMYKTNISCTEAGIFRGSTVVSMRPIPQQDVVRAAQVTSRFPAVHGGPVHIGDPAAIGIEDLHSPDFGDAVSIKEGEVPVFWACGVTPQAVAMETKPSIMITHAPGHMFITDIRDEKLGVL